Proteins found in one Clostridium kluyveri DSM 555 genomic segment:
- the sufD gene encoding Fe-S cluster assembly protein SufD, with translation MFNENKDKEVIFQDKRDFKLNLAYVPTWKYLGLNNFHIKNCRLSKINPYNKDYINYKIEDFKDDVIMPMNKGIKNEYFHDYPSFKKAALLCGDFVNLGEEMFNSGVFIKVPQNRILHSNVRLDFNLDKDNNMVIDHNIIVAEPNSKVTFIVDYHTDNEEISAFHNGLTKIIAKDGAEVNVIKVQRMNNKSFHFDWNMALLKKSAKINWITIEIGSSINVTNYNSDLLGEHSEVNIYSAYMVDGDRKQDIYYTNNHFGEKSVSNMWIEGVLKDRAKKTFKGNIDFKKGCHESKGSQIEEVLLLNSEVKTDSIPMLLCEEEDVDGAHAASIGKIDEDELFYLMSRGFNYSEAQKLVIEARFNPIFDKIPEENLRKLLSEELNRRII, from the coding sequence ATGTTCAATGAAAACAAAGACAAAGAAGTTATATTTCAGGATAAAAGGGACTTTAAGCTGAATTTAGCCTATGTTCCCACATGGAAATATCTTGGACTAAATAATTTCCACATTAAAAATTGTAGACTTTCCAAAATAAACCCTTATAATAAGGATTATATAAATTATAAAATTGAAGATTTTAAAGATGATGTTATAATGCCTATGAATAAAGGAATAAAAAATGAATATTTTCATGATTATCCCAGTTTTAAAAAAGCAGCTTTATTATGTGGAGATTTTGTAAACTTGGGAGAAGAGATGTTTAATTCAGGGGTATTTATAAAAGTTCCCCAAAATAGGATTCTGCATTCAAATGTGAGGCTTGATTTTAATTTGGATAAAGATAATAATATGGTCATAGATCATAATATAATCGTAGCGGAACCAAATAGTAAGGTTACTTTTATAGTAGATTATCATACAGATAATGAAGAAATAAGTGCCTTTCATAATGGACTGACTAAAATAATTGCAAAAGATGGGGCAGAGGTGAATGTTATAAAAGTTCAAAGGATGAATAATAAATCCTTTCATTTCGATTGGAATATGGCGCTTTTAAAGAAAAGCGCAAAAATAAATTGGATAACCATAGAAATTGGAAGTAGTATAAATGTTACAAATTATAATTCCGATTTACTAGGAGAACATAGTGAGGTTAATATTTATTCAGCTTATATGGTGGATGGAGATAGAAAACAGGATATTTATTATACTAACAATCATTTTGGTGAAAAGAGTGTCAGTAATATGTGGATAGAAGGAGTTCTAAAGGATAGAGCAAAGAAGACATTTAAAGGTAATATAGATTTTAAAAAAGGATGTCATGAATCCAAGGGATCACAGATAGAAGAAGTACTTCTTTTAAATTCTGAAGTGAAAACAGACTCTATTCCAATGCTTCTTTGTGAGGAAGAGGATGTAGATGGGGCACATGCAGCCAGTATTGGTAAAATAGATGAAGATGAACTTTTTTATTTAATGAGCAGAGGTTTTAATTATAGTGAGGCACAAAAGCTTGTAATAGAAGCCAGATTCAATCCTATTTTTGATAAAATTCCTGAGGAGAATTTGAGAAAACTTTTATCTGAAGAACTTAATAGGAGGATTATATAA
- the sufU gene encoding Fe-S cluster assembly sulfur transfer protein SufU, whose protein sequence is MDDLNMIYSEIITEHNQDTTNKRYIKDADVKERGHNPSCGDDITLLLKFNGDVISDLAYEGSGCAISQASTSMMIDLVKGKTIDEAIDYVNLFIGMIKKEVTDEKELEKLEDAIALKNISTLPGRVKCAVLAWHTLEEAIKNRKVV, encoded by the coding sequence ATGGACGATCTTAATATGATATACTCAGAAATAATAACAGAACATAATCAAGATACTACAAATAAAAGATATATAAAAGATGCAGATGTAAAAGAGAGAGGACATAATCCCAGCTGTGGAGATGATATAACTCTTTTATTAAAATTTAATGGAGATGTAATAAGTGATTTGGCCTATGAAGGCAGTGGATGTGCTATATCTCAGGCTTCTACATCTATGATGATAGATTTGGTAAAAGGTAAAACTATTGATGAAGCTATAGATTATGTAAATCTCTTTATAGGAATGATAAAGAAAGAAGTTACTGATGAGAAAGAATTAGAAAAACTAGAAGATGCCATTGCCCTTAAAAATATATCTACCTTGCCTGGCAGAGTAAAATGTGCAGTGCTTGCATGGCATACTTTAGAAGAAGCTATAAAAAATAGAAAAGTAGTTTAA
- a CDS encoding cysteine desulfurase, producing MNGLDAKITNINVKKIREDFPILSIKVNGNDLVYLDNGATTQKPIPVIKAVENYNENYNGNPHRGAHYLGITSTEAYEGAREKVREFIGAKKCSEIIFTRNATESLNLIAYTYGINFINKGDEIVIPISEHHSNILPWQMISRAKGAVLKYMYTDKNGRLTEEEYKSKITDKTKLVSIAQMSNVLGTKYPVKEIAKYAHEKGAVVIVDGAQSAPHMKVDVCDIDVDFFVFSGHKMLSSMGIGVLYGKEELLLKMPPFLRGGDMIEYVTEQEATFAELPYKFEAGTQNVEGAVSIGAAIDYLNSIGLDKIEAYEKELTEYTLEKISEIEYVTVYGAKDTEHRGGIISFNVKDVHPHDVSTILNNYGVAIRAGHHCAQPLMKYLGIQSSSRASFYFYNTYEEIDKFIEGLRQVRKWLGYGRS from the coding sequence ATGAATGGTTTAGATGCAAAAATAACAAATATAAATGTAAAAAAAATAAGAGAGGATTTTCCTATACTATCTATAAAAGTGAATGGAAATGATTTAGTATATTTAGATAATGGTGCCACAACTCAAAAACCAATACCTGTGATAAAAGCTGTTGAAAACTATAATGAAAATTATAATGGAAATCCTCATAGAGGTGCTCACTATTTGGGAATCACATCCACAGAAGCCTATGAGGGAGCCCGTGAAAAAGTAAGAGAATTTATAGGAGCAAAAAAATGCTCTGAAATAATATTTACAAGAAATGCTACAGAGTCTCTCAACTTGATAGCGTATACCTACGGTATAAATTTTATAAACAAAGGGGATGAAATAGTAATTCCTATATCAGAACATCATAGTAATATACTTCCCTGGCAAATGATATCAAGGGCCAAAGGTGCAGTACTCAAATATATGTATACTGATAAAAATGGTAGACTAACTGAAGAAGAGTATAAAAGTAAAATTACAGATAAAACAAAGCTTGTTTCCATTGCACAGATGTCCAATGTACTTGGAACAAAATATCCAGTTAAAGAAATTGCAAAATATGCTCATGAAAAAGGAGCTGTGGTTATAGTGGATGGAGCCCAGAGTGCCCCCCATATGAAAGTAGATGTGTGTGATATTGATGTAGATTTTTTTGTGTTCTCAGGTCATAAAATGTTGTCTTCCATGGGGATTGGAGTACTTTATGGAAAAGAAGAACTTCTGCTAAAAATGCCGCCTTTTTTAAGAGGAGGGGATATGATAGAATATGTCACAGAACAGGAAGCTACTTTTGCAGAACTTCCATATAAGTTTGAAGCAGGAACTCAAAATGTAGAAGGAGCTGTGTCTATTGGAGCAGCTATTGATTATTTAAATTCAATAGGACTTGATAAGATTGAAGCATATGAAAAAGAACTTACAGAATATACACTTGAAAAAATCAGTGAAATAGAGTATGTTACAGTATATGGAGCTAAAGATACAGAACATAGGGGAGGAATTATTTCCTTCAATGTAAAAGATGTGCATCCTCATGATGTGTCAACAATATTAAATAATTACGGAGTGGCAATAAGAGCAGGACATCACTGTGCACAGCCCCTTATGAAATATTTAGGTATACAATCATCTTCAAGAGCTAGTTTCTATTTCTATAATACCTATGAAGAAATAGATAAATTTATAGAAGGTCTTAGGCAGGTAAGGAAGTGGTTAGGATATGGACGATCTTAA